In Aspergillus nidulans FGSC A4 chromosome IV, a single window of DNA contains:
- a CDS encoding telomere length and silencing 1 family protein (transcript_id=CADANIAT00000533) codes for MSTDCDSNPEIFFRPIKRRKFQRRRPEDIDSQPETQASQEDLPASQTPLNEPEPAQAADAFRLRRFHRSRKGGIEFSTTPRPTSDQADRASQAPTEDADGERLRAIPIISSQSSCRATSARSAMETNNIRMAYIESELAKRYRRDTPGITRGMPGSTTTTPNDANHLLSTANLPEREPAALGKLHEIDLGQEAKLHNIARTEEATKRMHGDDVEPQIKCPSSDLPSRYRKRRTSEDIERDRLVEEVLRESKRKYLRNNEPYARPPPMSLVANICPR; via the exons ATGAGTACAGACTGCGATTCAAACCCTGAAATTTTTTTTCGCCCGATTAAGAGAAGAAAATTCCAGCGGCGCCGGCCTGAGGACATAGACAGCCAGCCAGAAACGCAAGCTTCACAGGAAGATCTTCCGGCATCCCAAACACCTCTGAACGAGCCAGAACCCGCACAGGCTGCTGATGCATTCCGTCTACGGCGATTTCATCGCTCTCGCAAAGGCGGCATAGAGTTCTCGACTACGCCACGACCGACATCAGACCAAGCGGACCGAGCTTCTCAGGCGCCGACAGAAGATGCGGATGGCGAACGGCTACGAGCCAT CCCCATCATATCATCGCAATCTTCGTGTCGCGCCACCTCTGCTCGGTCTGCAATGGAAACTAACAATATAAGGATGGCCTATATAGAATCCGAGCTGGCGAAGCGATACCGACGTGATACTCCTGGCATTACACGGGGCATGCCTGGCTCAACTACTACAACACCAAACGATGCCAACCACTTACTATCCACCGCAAACCTCCCTGAGCGCGAGCCCGCCGCTCTGGGAAAACTACATGAGATTGATCTTGGTCAGGAGGCTAAACTACACAATATTGCTCGGACTGAGGAGGCGACAAAGAGAATgcatggcgatgatgtcgagCCGCAGATAAAGTGTCCGTCATCGGATCTGCCATCTCGATATCGGAAACGACGCACAAGCGAGGATATTGAGAGGGACCGATTGGTAGAGGAGGTTTTGCGCGAGAGCAAGCGTAAGTATTTAAGAAACAATGAGCCCTACGCACGTCCTCCGCCCATGTCCCTGGTTGCTAACATCTGCCCGCGTTAG
- a CDS encoding transient receptor potential ion channel family protein (transcript_id=CADANIAT00000534), whose translation MRNFVSAHLTFAALALLPAWGYAADTLSTGSLSTCLTDSDIQVNKLDISFSRSNKTIDFDVSGTNNKEQNVTASLSVTAYGNEVYTKDFDPCDDANYVEQLCPVPAGTFSATGSQTIPDEYVSQIPSIAFSIPDLDGVAKLELKSKDDGKEVACIESELSNGKSTEVPAVSYAAAGMAGAALALSGLSALGSAGHVGSATSSPGFGEVMGWFHTMATTGMLSVNYPKVYSSFAKNFAFSTGLIPLEQMQHSIDNFRKLTGGNLTQNNYDYWKGVSSSSGTNQKRSLNALYGAARLFAREVDASVNSTSSGNDTSSGIDISVDGLSRMSKELLIPQSNTFMTVLLIFAIVIAAITVGILLVKVILELWALNGSFPKKLANFREHYWGLLARTITNLILVVYSIWVMYCVYQFSSGDSWAAQLLAGVTLAIFTGILGFFAYRIVHLARKYKKAGGDASPLYENKEVWRKYSLFYDNYKKGCWWLFIPAILYMLIKGCIIAGANGHGLVQSTGQLVVEALMLGLLLWHRPYVAKSTQWINITIQVVRVLSVVCVLVFVDQLGLSQTTKTVTGVVLIVVQSALTGILAILIAVNAIIICCRENPHARRRKEAEKMNRDIDDLTPLDARDSLLMDHPPRKDYSEMSNFNFTRPYEPFRDTDRLVDSQYHDNPRYGRNVSRGSRGSSDSRDSHGSPDGRHPTKPGYGFAY comes from the exons ATGCGAAACTTTGTCTCTGCACATCTCACCTTTGCCGCGCTAGCTCTGTTACCTGCCTGGGGTTATGCCGCTGATACCCTGAGCACAGGGAGTCTTTCGACCTGTTTGACTGACTCCGATATCCAGGTGAACAAGCTGGACATAAGTTTCTCTCGATCTAACAAGACCATCGATTTCGACGTGTCTGGCACAAACAACAAAGAACAGAATGTCACGGCGTCACTTTCTGTCACTGCCTACGGGAACGAGGTATACACTAAAGACTTTGATCCCTGCGATGACGCCAATTACGTTGAACAACTTTGCCCTGTCCCGGCCGGCACTTTCTCCGCAACAGGGTCTCAGACAATCCCCGACGAATACGTAAGCCAGATTCCTTCGATTGCCTTCTCGATACCGGATCTGGATGGAGTGGCCAAACTGGAGTTAAAGTCGAAGGACGACGGCAAAGAGGTTGCGTGCATTGAGTCTGAGTTGAGCAACGGAAAGTCAACGGAAGTTCCCGCTGTGTCttatgctgctgctggtatGGCTGGAGCTGCACTTGCTTTGAGCGGACTCTCAGCCCTGGGCTCAGCGGGACACGTCGGCTCTGCTACTTCTAGTCCCGGGTTCGGAGAAGTTATGGGTTGGTTTCACACCATGGCCACCACTGGCATGCTTAGTGTCAACTACCCCAAAGTCTACAGCAGTTTTGCGAAGAACTTTGCGTTCAGCACTGGTTTAATACCGCTGGAACAGATGCAACACTCGATTGACAACTTCAGGAAATTGACGGGTGGTAACCTTACTCAGAATAACTATGACTACTGGAAAGGTGTTAGCTCATCATCTGGCACCAACCAGAAGAGATCTCTGAATGCATTATACGGAGCAGCTCGACTGTTTGCGCGTGAAGTTGATGCGTCAGTGAACAGCACATCTTCCGGCAACGATACGTCGAGCGGCATAGACATTTCGGTGGATGGATTATCAAGAATGAGCAAGGAGCTGCTTATTCCTCAGTCGAATACGTTCATGACAGTCCTGCTGATTTTCGCCATTGTCATTGCCGCAATCACCGTGGGAATCTTGCTTGTCAAGGTGATACTCGAGTTGTGGGCACTCAATGGGTCCTTTCCTAAGAAGCTCGCCAATTTTCGCGAGCATTATTGGGGCCTCCTTGCGAGAACGATCACCAATTTGATTCTCGTTGTCTATTCGATCTGGGTCATGTACTGCGTGTACCAGTTCTCATCGGGAGACTCCTGGGCAGCACAGCTCCTCGCAGGAGTGACCTTGGCAATTTTTACCGGAATCCTCGGATTCTTCGCCTATCGCATCGTACATCTAGCTCGCAAGTACAAAAAGGCTGGAGGCGACGCATCACCGTTATACGAGAACAAAGAGGTTTGGCGGAAGTACAGCCTTTTTTATGATAACTATAAGAAAGGCTGTTGGTGGCTTTTCATTCCCGCCATCCTGTATATGCTTATCAAAGGCTGTATAATTGCTGGTGCAAATGGGCATGGACTGGTCCAGTCAACTGGGCAACTTGTTGTTGAAGCGCTAATGTTGGGTCTCCTGCTTTGGCACCGGCCGTATGTTGCCAAGTCAACTCAATGGATCAACATTACTATTCAGGTAGTGCGGGTTTTGTCTGTCGTTTGCGTGTTGGTTTTTGTCGACCAGCTTGGACTCTCCCAGACGACCAAGACAGTCACTGGTGTTGTCTTGATCGTTGTTCAGTCAGCATTGACTGGTATTCTTGCCATTCTTATTGCTGTCAACGCCATTATTATTTGCTGCCGTGAAAACCCCCATgcgaggcggaggaaggaagctg AAAAAATGAACCGTGACATAGACGACCTTACTCCTCTCGATGCTCGCGATTCACTCTTGATGGACCATCCCCCTCGCAAAGATTATTCCGAAATGAGCAACTTCAACTTCACCCGCCCATACGAACCTTTCCGGGACACCGACCGCCTGGTAGACTCTCAGTACCATGACAATCCCCGATACGGTCGGAACGTGAGTAGAGGCAGTCGGGGTAGCAGCGACAGCCGCGACAGCCATGGCTCTCCTGACGGCCGTCATCCGACGAAGCCTGGATATGGGTTT
- a CDS encoding DNA polymerase epsilon noncatalytic subunit (transcript_id=CADANIAT00000530) has protein sequence MNPDSVPSSSPGFGTPVHPLRSNKLTPIPTRTSVLPILLPPATLRPIAFRTFTRKHNLTLSSSALQSLAGFVGKHCGSGWREEGLAERVLDEVAKSWKKAGGGVIIEEGRGASLKAILETLEGNMSGGRLIDSKSASKEGSTRTTSAGGMLSLQPSMSMMTTIDDQESNKSDDTVIHPRHWIKVIGAFDTPRLAYNAEKKNFEVTKIKPSLFPEPSHKTALFRDRYNLVHQRLLRNELFQVPLASASMPTLQRSSSTFARSQCYKLTPVANLLGRSGTSHLLLGLLSISPTGELSLTDLTGSIVLDLSHARLIPKGGAWLTPGMFVLVDGIYEEEENVRGSTLGGNSGIGGAIGGKFVGVTICGPPCERRETSLGMSIHGKNEDISSSGGFGWVDFTGVGSERAQGSRMRRIQTRCLHEAHDGNQLNRRFKIVIMGEVNLDNMKTMDALRKVFSLYNDSAVQERPLLFVLVGNFVQKAIINGGGQGGSIEYKECFDMLALVLSDFPSLLQRSTFIFVPGDNDPWSSSFSAGASSTIPRYAIPNLFTSRVKRAFASANSQMDRNQLSEPPGEAIWTTNPSRISLFGPVHDIAILRDDISSRLRRNAVTVGHNTADMGGDLSSAVEPEDQIHAGDQQGAGISNQTSPVTLSARKLIKSVLDQGTMSPFPQSVRPILWDYASSLQLYPLPTAFILADPEIAPFCLTYEGCHVMNPARFIPEGGLSTMTTEENAERCVEAAVDVYKA, from the exons ATGAATCCAGATTCtgtgccatcctcatcaccagGGTTTGGGACTCCTGTTCATCCCTTGCGGTCAAACAAACTCACTCCTATTCCGACAAGAACGTCTGTACTGCCCATCTTACTCCCCCCCGCCACACTCCGACCTATCGCATTTCGTACCTTTACTAGGAAACATAATTTGACGctatcttcttctgctctccaATCTTTAGCTGGTTTTGTGGGTAAGCACTGCGGCTCAGGATGGCGCGAAGAAGGTCTCGCGGAGCGCGTGCTCGATGAAGTCGCGAAGAGTTGGAAGAAGGCCGGAGGTGGCGTTATCATCGAGGAGGGCAGAGGAGCTTCTCTGAAAGCTATTCTTGAGACATTGGAGGGAAACATGAGCGGTGGCAGGTTGATTGATTCGAAATCTGCGTCAAAAGAAGGATCTACGCGAACTACAAGCGCTGGCGGGATGCTCAGCTTACAGCCTTCCATgtcgatgatgacgacgattgATGACCAAGAATCGAACAAGTCAGATGATACAGTAATACACCCTAGGCATTGGATTAAAGTGATTGGGGCATTTGACACTCCGAGACTGGCCTACAATGCGGAGAAAAAGAACTTTGAAGTCACGAAAATCAAACCCTCTCTATTTCCAGAACCTTCGCACAAGACCGCGTTATTTAGAGATCGATATAACCTTGTTCATCAGCGTCTGCTGCGAAATGAGTTATTCCAAGTGCCTTTAGCGTCTGCTTCTATGCCTACTTTGCAGCGATCTTCATCTACATTTGCAAGATCCCAGTGCTACAAGCTTACGCCTGTTGCGAACCTACTTGGAAGAAGTGGTACATCTCATTTGTTACTCGGTCTACTTTCTATATCCCCTACGGGCGAGCTATCTCTTACCGATTTGACGGGAAGTATTGTCTTAGACCTGAGTCACGCTCGTCTCATCCCTAAGGGTGGCGCCTGGCTTACGCCGGGCATGTTTGTACTCGTCGATGGCATTtacgaggaggaggagaatgtCAGGGGCTCCACGCTAGGCGGCAACAGCGGGATTGGAGGTGCGATAGGAGGTAAGTTCGTTGGAGTGACAATTTGTGGTCCTCCTTGTGAACGCCGAGAAACTTCGCTTGGAATGAGTATCCACGGTAAAAACGAGGATATCAGCTCTAGtggcggctttggctggGTGGACTTCACTGGAGTAGGGAGTGAGCGTGCTCAAGGTTCTCGAATGAGACGAATTCAGACAAGGTGTCTGCACGAGGCTCACGATGGTAATCAGTTGAATCGCCGTTTCAAGATTGTCATCATGGGTGAAGTTAATCTTGACAATATGAAGACGATGGACGCTCTGAGGAAAGTCTTTAGTCTATACAACGATTCGGCTGTGCAGGAGCGTCCTTTGTTGTTCGTCTTGGTTGGGAATTTTGTTCAGAAAGCAATAATTAATGGCGGTGGTCAGGGCGGGAGCATCGAGTACAAGGAATGTTTCGACATGCTTGCATTGGTGTTGTCCGATTTCCCTTCGTTGCTACAGCGGTCTACGTTCATCTTTGTGCCTGGAGACAATGATCCCTGGTCTTCGAGCTTCTCAGCGGGTGCTTCATCTACGATACCACGCTATGCAATCCCAAACTTATTTACTTCCAGAGTGAAACGTGCATTTGCATCGGCAAATTCTCAAATGGACCGAAATCAATTGTCAGAGCCTCCCGGGGAGGCTATTTGGACTACCAACCCTTCACGCATTTCTCTGTTCGGCCCGGTCCACGACATTGCTATACTTCGGGATGATATTTCCAGTCGTTTGAGACGCAATGCAGTGACTGTCGGTCATAATACTGCGGATATGGGAGGTGATTTGAGCAGCGCTGTTGAACCAGAAGATCAAATTCATGCTGGAGACCAACAAGGAGCTGGTATCTCCAACCAAACTTCACCAGTCACTCTCTCGGCCCGAAAATTGATCAAGTCAGTACTGGATCAAGGCACCATGTCTCCTTTCCCTCAATCTGTACGCCCTATACTATGGGACTATGCATCCTCTTTACAGCTTTATCCTCTACCGACTGCTTTTATTCTTGCCGACCCCGAGATTGCACCTTTCTGCTTGACGTATGAAGGTTGCCATGTGATGAACCCTGCAAGGTTCATACCCGAAGGCGGCTTATCCACTATGAC AACTGAAGAGAATGCCGAACGGTGTGTAGAAGCTGCAGTGGACGTTTACAAAGCGTAG
- a CDS encoding SHNi-TPR domain-containing protein (transcript_id=CADANIAT00000531): MDARSLTESPDLAAQDERQRLEALIKRAAAKDAMKDYNAAAELYSEATEIQAKLNGELSLENASLLFAYGKALYNVAVSKSDVLGSKVAGKAQPQSAPKDKSASSESLPVADNLIKNAVASSSSVAKIQERSSEDNQSKPFFQFTGDENFDTDSEEENEDNAAEGDEDDNDDDDDDDFANAFEILDLARVLYHKKLSALEESGKGKSTDPLPELKEIKERLADTYDLQAEILLEGENFSDAVTDLKMALELRQSLFPMEDPSVAECHYKLSLALEFGAVQHGDNPEGETKPAKVDEEMRKEAVTQMEMAIESCRVRISQEQEKLKTDGSLDEDKRAALKRKIANVKEIISDMEQRLLDLRRPPVSVEKVLDNQGENMIKGILGQIMGESDSNKQSLLDVATQNATDLTAFVKRKPASSKSSQRASSAPKRPVQEEASEGDSKRLRVADGDEKAT, translated from the exons ATGGATGCGCGAAGTCTAACAGAATCCCCCGATTTGGCTGCTCAAGATGAACGGCAGCGACTGGAGGCCTTGATAAAGCGTGCTGCTGCAAAGGATGCCATGAAGGATTATAATGCTGCCGCAGAACTTTACTCAGAAGCTACCGAAATCCAAGCGAAGTTAAACGGCGAGCTGTCGCTCGAAAATGCCAGTTTATTGTTTGCCTACGGGAAAGCTCTGTACAACGTCGCGGTAAGCAAGAGTGATGTTCTTGGTTCGAAAGTTGCGGGAAAGGCGCAACCCCAGTCAGCACCAAAAGACAAGAGCGCTTCGTCCGAGTCACTCCCAGTTGCTGATAATCTCATAAAAAATGCCGTGGCTTCGAGCTCTTCAGTGGCAAAGATCCAGGAAAGGAGCTCAGAGGATAATCAGAGCAAGCCTTTTTTCCAGTTTACTGGCGATGAGAACTTTGACACCGAttcagaggaagaaaatgaagacaATGCGgctgaaggagatgaggacgacaacgacgacgacgacgacgacgattTTGCCAATGCTTTCGAGATCCTTGATTTGGCGCGGGTCCTCTATCACAAGAAACTCAGTGCTCTGGAAGAGTCCGGTAAAGGCAAATCTACAGATCCTCTCCCCGAGCTCAAGGAGATAAAGGAGCGCTTGGCCGACACATATGACCTCCAAGCCGAGATTTTACTAGAAGGGGAGAATTTTTCAGATGCTGTCACAGACCTAAAGATGGCGCTTGAACTCCGACAGTCACTATTCCCGATGGAGGACCCGTCAGTTGCTGAATGTCATTATAAACTTTCCCTCGCCCTAGAGTTTGGGGCTGTACAGCATGGTGATAatccagaaggagaaacCAAACCTGCCAAGGTAGACGAGGAAATGCGAAAAGAAGCAGTAACACAAATGGAAATGGCCATTGAGAGTTGCCGGGTCAGGATATCtcaagagcaggagaaatTGAAAACGGATGGTTCTCTAGATGAGGACAAGCGGGCAGCACTAAAACGAAAAATAGCCAATGTGAAGGAAATCATATCAGACATGGAGCAGAGA CTGCTCGACCTCCGACGTCCCCCAGTATCTGTCGAGAAGGTACTTGATAACCAGGGCGAAAACATGATTAAAGGAATTCTGGGACAAATTATGGGTGAATCAGATAGCAACAAGCAGTCTCTACTCGATGTCGCCACACAGAATGCCACAGACCTTACCGCGTTTGTGAAAcgcaagccagccagcagcaagtCATCTCAGCGAGCAAGCTCGGCTCCGAAGCGGCCGGTGCAGGAAGAAGCATCTGAAGGAGATTCCAAAAGGCTGCGAGTGGCTGACGGTGATGAAAAGGCTACATGA
- a CDS encoding actin-related protein arp4 (transcript_id=CADANIAT00000532): MNASVPPSAAEYGGDEVSAIVLDPGFSTTRAGFAGEDTPKSLVPTYYGKYSFEGQEKLIFGDDVFVTPRPSLSVGNPMGRDGVVEDWDMAEKLWEYSFTSRLTGAKPSNPLHNGLNDLVEGELPTEMEGVETNEKPLADSPLLMSECSWNPTKAREKTIEIAMEKWGTPAFYLARNGVLASFAAGKASALVVDIGASNISVTPVHDGMVLKRGVQHSPLGGDYISSQIRALFKTNTPQPITITPHYLISSKTAVEAGQPPQAKYKTFPPEKAPDASYRSLLEERTLTEFKECVVQVWPGPTKLSAPGPNGVPNEEMARSTPGRPFEFPDGYNQVFGVDRYRVVESLFDAKATILDPDSQFPAPTPAQTIPELIKAALNGVDVDLRPHLLANVVVTGASSLLYGFTDRLNQELMQLYPGPRVRISAPGNTSERRFSSWIGGSILASLGTFHQMWISKKEFDEHGPNIVEKRCK; encoded by the exons ATGAACGCTTCAGTtcctccttcagctgccGAGTATGGTGGAG ACGAGGTTTCGGCCATCGTCCTTGATCCAGGTTTCTCCACCACGCGCGCTGGCTTCGCAGGCGAAGATACACCGAAATCTCTCGTCCCAACATATTATGGAAAATACTCTTTTGAGGGGCAGGAGAAGCTCATCTTCGGCGATGATGTCTTCGTAACTCCGCGCCCCAGCTTGTCGGTTGGAAACCCCATGGGCAGGGATGGTGTTGTAGAGGATTGGGACATGGCAGAAAAGCTGTGGGAGTACTCTTTCACGTCACGACTTACTGGTGCGAAACCTAGCAATCCACTACATAATGGTCTGAACGATCTGGTCGAGGGCGAGCTGCCAACGGAGATGGAAGGTGTTGAAACCAACGAGAAGCCTCTTGCGGACAGCCCTCTGCTGATGTCTGAATGCAGCTGGAATCCCACGAAGGCTCGTGAAAAGACCATTGAAATCGCGATGGAGAAATGGGGAACCCCAGCCTTTTACCTTGCGAGGAACGGTGTTCTGGCGTC GTTTGCTGCCGGCAAGGCTTCTGCTCTTGTTGTCGATATTGGGGCCTCTAACATTTCCGTCACCCCTGTTCATGATGGCATGGTTCTTAAACGTGGCGTTCAACATTCACCTTTAGGTGGAGATTACATCTCGTCGCAGATTCGCGCACTGTTCAAGACAAACACACCGCAGCCCATCACCATAACACCTCACTACCTTATTTCTTCAAAGACAGCTGTCGAAGCTGGCCAGCCCCCTCAAGCCAAGTATAAGACGTTTCCGCCAGAAAAGGCTCCTGATGCCTCGTAccgcagccttctcgaaGAGCGGACACTTACCGAATTCAAGGAGTGCGTCGTGCAAGTGTGGCCCGGTCCTACGAAGCTTTCCGCACCCGGTCCCAACGGTGTCCCAAATGAGGAAATGGCTAGGAGCACTCCAGGCCGGCCATTCGAGTTTCCAGACGGGTATAATCAAGTATTCGGCGTTGATCGCTACAGGGTTGTCGAGTCGCTGTTCGACGCCAAAGCCACCATTCTGGACCCTGACTCCCAATtcccagcaccaacaccagcgcAGACTATTCCTGAGCTCATCAAGGCTGCTTTGAatggtgttgatgttgacCTTCGTCCGCATTTGCTAGCCAACGTCGTTGTTACAGGTGCTTCAAGCTTGCTCTATGGATTTACGGACCGCCTTAATCAGGAGCTCATGCAGCTGTACCCTGGGCCCCGAGTCAGGATCTCTGCGCCCGGGAACACGTCCGAGCGCAGattcagctcctggatcgGTGGAAGCATCCTCGCTAGTCTGGGCACCTTCCACCAAATGTGGATTTCAAAGAAGGAGTTTGACGAGCACGGCCCGAACATCGTTGAGAAGCGCTGCAAATAA